From Salvia splendens isolate huo1 chromosome 3, SspV2, whole genome shotgun sequence, a single genomic window includes:
- the LOC121796411 gene encoding WAT1-related protein At1g70260-like: MRRVATLSDVMACGSMVVVEGCIIGLTIMASTAMAKGMSPFVFVVYTNALSSLILLPYSFFFDTNRSEGTWLTLPFLVQVFVLGLIGVTIAQNLAFVGLSYSSPIVACGFANQMPALSFILAILLRSTKFDWKRSGSLARLIGTLISFGGAISLTLYKGPTIKAPSLTFPSRPPLLVFTSTHENWVLGCKLFAASSFALAIWNFLQAKTLKICKQVMKIISFYTLFGTIQTTGVALYFERDPEAWKLGLNFELLIIVLTGIFSSLIRTKVQMWCTRLKGPFFVPLFKPCGIAYATTFGCLLFSDTFHYGSIMGAFICGVGYNTVLWGQMKDEEASKLDGRNKIVSPSRDEKVPLLQQDSQV; encoded by the exons ATGAGGAGGGTGGCGACGTTAAGCGATGTGATGGCATGCGGGAGCATGGTTGTGGTGGAGGGTTGCATTATTGGGCTGACGATCATGGCTAGCACCGCGATGGCTAAAGGGATGAGCCCTTTCGTGTTTGTTGTCTATACAAATGCCCTTTCTTCACTCATTCTCCTCccatattccttcttttttgatACCAATAG GTCGGAAGGGACATGGCTCACCCTACCTTTTCTCGTTCAAGTCTTCGTCCTCGGTTTAATAGG GGTAACAATTGCTCAAAACCTAGCGTTTGTGGGTTTGAGCTACAGCTCTCCCATTGTTGCATGTGGCTTCGCAAATCAGATGCCTGCTTTATCTTTCATTTTGGCCATACTCCTCAG GAGTACAAAATTTGATTGGAAGAGGTCAGGCAGCCTAGCAAGATTGATAGGTACCCTCATATCTTTTGGTGGTGCAATTTCACTCACTCTTTACAAAGGCCCGACCATCAAAGCTCCCTCCCTGACCTTTCCTTCGCGGCCGCCGCTGCTAGTCTTCACTTCAACTCATGAAAACTGGGTTCTTGGTTGTAAACTCTTTGCTGCTTCTTCATTTGCTCTAGCCATCTGGAACTTTCTCCAG GCGAAAACTCTCAAAATATGCAAACAAGTGatgaaaataatctcattttacACCTTGTTTGGGACCATCCAAACAACTGGTGTGGCCCTCTACTTTGAAAGGGATCCTGAGGCATGGAAGTTAGGGCTTAATTTCGAACTTCTCATCATAGTCTTAACT GGAATATTCAGCAGCCTGATTCGGACGAAAGTTCAAATGTGGTGTACACGTTTGAAAGGGCCTTTTTTTGTGCCCTTATTCAAGCCTTGTGGGATTGCCTACGCCACCACCTTTGGCTGTTTGCTCTTTTCCGATACTTTTCATTATGGAAG CATTATGGGAGCGTTCATCTGCGGTGTGGGGTACAACACCGTGCTGTGGGGCCAGATGAAGGACGAGGAGGCGAGTAAATTAGACGGTCGTAACAAGATCGTCAGTCCATCAAGGGATGAGAAGGTCCCTCTTCTGCAGCAAGATTCTCAAGTGTGA
- the LOC121796412 gene encoding MLP-like protein 423 — MASKIEMEVELKSEVEKVWNSMRESTTLFPKALPQHYQSIQILEGDGKSVNSVRLVTYPQGISAVSSIKEKIEAVDDEKKFVSYSVIDGDILKYYKNFKGSLSVSSNSNGDNKTLLKWTCEFDKATEDTPNPDFIKDFALKTFQDLDAYLLAN, encoded by the exons ATGGCATCAAAGATTGAAATGGAGGTTGAGTTGAAAAGTGAAGTAGAAAAGGTTTGGAACAGCATGAGGGAATCCACTACTCTCTTCCCCAAAGCCTTGCCTCAGCACTACCAAAGCATCCAAATTCTTGAAGGCGATGGCAAGTCCGTCAACTCTGTGCGCCTCGTCACCTATCCACAAG GAATCTCAGCAGTTTCAAGCATCAAAGAGAAGATCGAAGCAGTAGACGATGAGAAGAAATTCGTGAGTTACAGTGTGATAGACGGCGACATACTCAAGTACTACAAGAACTTCAAAGGCAGCCTCAGCGTCAGCAGCAACAGCAACGGCGACAACAAAACTTTGCTGAAATGGACCTGCGAATTCGACAAGGCCACCGAGGATACCCCCAACCCGGATTTCATCAAGGATTTCGCCCTCAAAACTTTCCAAGATTTGGATGCTTATCTTCTTGCTAATTAA
- the LOC121794750 gene encoding probable serine/threonine-protein kinase PBL28 — MPFGLVSAWNKRRRSKSEDQTNPWVYKPVEQWQIECKGPPPKRRTASAVYTVKEMEEATCSFSDEYLLGKGGFGRVYKGTLRSGQVVAIKKMELPPFKKAEGEREFRVEVDILSRLDHPNLVNLIGYCADGKQRFLVYEYLHKGNLQDHLNGIERVKIDWPSRLKVALGAARGLAYLHSGSDVGIPIVHRDFKSTNILLDATFEAKISDFGLAKLMPEGQETCITTATVLGTFGYFDPEYTLTGKLTLQSDVYAFGVVLLELLTGRRAVDLTQGPSDQNLVIQVRHILNDKKKLKRVIDPEMGRSSYTMESVAMFANLASRCIRVDSHERPSMIECVKELQLIIYINSKGLGMTMHALRIL, encoded by the exons ATGCCTTTTGGATTAGTTTCTGCGTGGAACAAACGTAGGAGAAGCAAGTCCGAGGATCAGACCAATCCtt GGGTGTACAAACCAGTGGAGCAGTGGCAGATCGAGTGCAAAGGGCCCCCGCCGAAAAGAAGAACTGCATCAGCAGTATACACAGTGAAGGAGATGGAGGAAGCGACATGTTCCTTCAGTGATGAATACCTGCTTGGGAAAGGAGGCTTTGGCCGGGTATATAAAGGCACTCTAAGGTCCGGGCAG GTTGTGGCGATCAAGAAAATGGAGCTACCACCATTCAAAAAAGCAGAAGGAGAGAGGGAGTTCCGCGTAGAGGTCGATATCCTGAGCAGACTGGACCATCCCAATCTTGTCAACTTGATTGGATACTGTGCAGATGGGAAGCAAAGGTTTCTGGTGTACGAGTATCTGCACAAAGGGAATCTGCAAGATCACTTAAATG GAATCGAACGTGTAAAGATTGATTGGCCTTCGAGGCTAAAAGTTGCTCTCGGAGCAGCAAGAGGACTTGCGTACCTCCATTCAGGTTCTGATGTCGGAATTCCTATTGTCCACAGAGACTTCAAATCTACTAATATTCTTCTTGATGCTACTTTCGAAGCAAAG ATATCAGACTTCGGGCTAGCAAAGTTAATGCCAGAAGGCCAGGAAACTTGTATCACAACCGCAACAGTGCTTGGCACTTTTGGCTATTTTGATCCCGAATATACCTTG ACAGGGAAACTTACTCTACAAAGTGATGTCTACGCATTTGGAGTTGTACTACTCGAGCTTTTGACTGGACGGAGAGCAGTTGACCTGACCCAAGGACCAAGCGATCAAAATTTAGTGATCCAG GTTAGGCACATATTAAATGACAAGAAGAAACTGAAAAGGGTGATTGATCCTGAAATGGGACGGAGTTCATACACAATGGAGTCAGTAGCCATGTTTGCAAACCTGGCGTCACGCTGCATCCGAGTAGACAGTCACGAGAGGCCCTCGATGATAGAATGTGTGAAAGAACTCCAACTGATCATCTACATCAATTCTAAAGGATTAGGGATGACAATGCATGCACTTAGAATTTTGTGA